From one Bacteroides intestinalis DSM 17393 genomic stretch:
- the argH gene encoding argininosuccinate lyase gives MAQKLWEKSVQVNKDIERFTVGRDREMDLYLAKHDVIGSMAHITMLESIGLLTNEELGLLLDELKNIYAAAEKGEFVIEEGVEDVHSQVELMLTRKLGDVGKKIHSGRSRNDQVLLDLKLFTREQIKDIAEAVEQLFHVLICQSERFKDVLMPGYTHLQIAMPSSFGLWFGAYAESLVDDMLFLQAAFKMCNRNPLGSAAGYGSSFPLNRTMTTSLLGFDSLNYNVVYAQMGRGKMERNVAFALASIAGTISKLAFDACMFNSQNFGFVKLPDDCTTGSSIMPHKKNPDVFELTRAKCNKLQSLPQQIMMIANNLPSGYFRDLQIIKEVFLPAFQELKDCLQMTTYIMNEIKVNEHILDDDKYLLIFSVEEVNRLAREGMPFRDAYKKVGLDIEAGNFSHSKQVHHTHEGSIGNLCNDEISALMQEVVDGFNFHGMEVAEKALLGR, from the coding sequence ATGGCTCAGAAACTTTGGGAGAAATCCGTTCAGGTAAATAAGGATATAGAACGTTTTACAGTGGGGCGTGACCGTGAAATGGATCTTTACTTGGCAAAGCATGATGTGATAGGCTCTATGGCCCATATTACAATGCTCGAAAGTATCGGTCTGTTGACAAACGAAGAATTGGGTCTCCTACTTGATGAATTGAAGAATATCTATGCAGCTGCTGAAAAAGGCGAGTTTGTGATAGAAGAGGGAGTAGAGGATGTACACTCGCAAGTGGAGTTAATGCTGACGCGTAAATTAGGTGATGTCGGTAAGAAGATACACAGTGGCCGTTCTCGGAATGACCAGGTACTGCTCGACCTGAAACTTTTCACGCGTGAACAGATCAAGGATATTGCCGAGGCGGTGGAGCAACTATTCCATGTGCTGATATGCCAGAGCGAGCGTTTCAAGGATGTGCTTATGCCTGGCTATACTCATCTGCAAATAGCAATGCCATCTTCTTTCGGTTTGTGGTTTGGTGCTTATGCTGAAAGTCTGGTAGATGATATGCTTTTCCTGCAGGCAGCATTTAAAATGTGTAATCGGAATCCTTTGGGATCAGCTGCCGGATATGGTTCTTCATTCCCACTGAACCGTACAATGACAACAAGTTTATTGGGATTTGACTCCTTAAACTATAATGTTGTTTATGCACAGATGGGGCGTGGCAAGATGGAACGTAATGTAGCTTTTGCCTTGGCAAGCATTGCCGGTACTATTTCTAAACTGGCTTTTGATGCTTGTATGTTCAATAGCCAGAATTTTGGTTTCGTGAAGTTGCCTGATGATTGCACGACCGGTTCCAGCATTATGCCTCATAAGAAGAATCCTGATGTTTTTGAACTGACACGTGCTAAATGTAATAAGTTGCAGTCATTGCCACAACAGATCATGATGATTGCTAATAATCTGCCTTCTGGATATTTCCGTGATTTGCAGATTATTAAAGAAGTATTCTTGCCTGCTTTCCAGGAACTGAAAGATTGTTTGCAGATGACGACTTATATCATGAATGAAATCAAAGTGAATGAACATATTCTTGATGATGACAAGTATCTGCTTATTTTCAGTGTGGAGGAAGTAAATCGTCTGGCACGTGAAGGTATGCCTTTCCGGGATGCTTATAAGAAAGTGGGACTGGATATTGAAGCCGGGAACTTCTCACATAGTAAGCAAGTGCATCATACGCATGAAGGAAGTATTGGTAATCTCTGTAACGATGAAATCTCTGCACTGAT
- a CDS encoding SRPBCC family protein, with amino-acid sequence MTKFESGVKTIPASQEAVYEKLSDLNNLEKFKDSLPEDKVKNLSFDSESIVIEAAPVGKIALSIVEKDPCKCIKFATTTSPLPFNLWIQIVPVTETECKMKLTIGMELNPFMKGLVQKPLQEGLEKMADMLSIIPY; translated from the coding sequence ATGACAAAATTTGAAAGTGGTGTGAAGACAATACCTGCTTCGCAGGAAGCTGTTTATGAGAAATTATCTGATTTGAATAATCTGGAAAAGTTTAAAGACAGCTTGCCGGAGGATAAAGTGAAGAACTTGAGCTTTGATTCGGAGAGTATAGTGATAGAAGCTGCTCCTGTGGGTAAGATCGCGTTAAGTATAGTAGAGAAAGACCCGTGTAAATGTATCAAGTTTGCCACGACCACTTCACCGTTGCCGTTTAATCTGTGGATACAGATTGTGCCGGTAACAGAGACTGAATGTAAAATGAAGCTAACCATCGGCATGGAATTGAATCCTTTTATGAAAGGTCTGGTTCAGAAACCTTTGCAGGAAGGATTAGAGAAAATGGCGGATATGCTTTCGATTATACCGTATTAA
- the pyrE gene encoding orotate phosphoribosyltransferase, translated as MRTLEKLFAEKLLKIKAIKLQPANPFTWASGWKSPFYCDNRKTLSYPSLRNFVKIEITRLILERFGQVDAIAGVATGAIPQGALVADALNLPFVYVRSTPKDHGLENLIEGELRPGMKVVVVEDLISTGGSSLKAVEAIRRDGCEVIGMVAAYTYGFPIAEKAFKDAKVPLVTLTNYEAVLDVALRTGYIEEEDIATLNEWRKDPAHWDAGK; from the coding sequence ATGAGAACTTTAGAAAAACTATTCGCAGAGAAGTTGCTGAAGATAAAAGCGATTAAACTACAACCGGCTAATCCCTTTACTTGGGCTTCCGGATGGAAATCTCCTTTTTACTGTGATAACCGCAAAACTCTTTCCTATCCTTCCTTGCGTAATTTTGTAAAGATTGAAATTACCCGTTTGATATTGGAACGTTTCGGGCAGGTGGATGCAATTGCCGGTGTAGCAACAGGTGCCATTCCTCAAGGAGCTTTGGTTGCCGATGCGCTGAACTTGCCGTTTGTGTACGTACGTTCTACCCCGAAAGACCATGGTCTGGAAAACCTGATTGAAGGAGAACTTCGTCCGGGTATGAAGGTTGTTGTGGTCGAAGATTTGATTTCTACAGGTGGAAGCAGTCTGAAGGCTGTAGAGGCTATACGCCGTGATGGATGTGAAGTTATCGGTATGGTAGCTGCATATACTTACGGTTTTCCTATTGCGGAAAAAGCATTCAAAGATGCCAAAGTTCCTTTGGTAACGCTGACAAATTATGAGGCTGTGTTGGATGTTGCACTTCGTACGGGTTATATAGAAGAAGAAGATATAGCAACGCTGAACGAATGGCGTAAGGACCCTGCACATTGGGATGCTGGAAAGTAA
- a CDS encoding regulatory protein RecX — protein MTNITETEALSKVAGYCSTAEHCRAEISEKLQRWGLPYDAIDRILKRLEDEKYIDEERFCRAFVNDKYRFAKWGKVKIAQALQMKKVSYNVCRRFLNEIDEEEYLSVLDGLLAAKRKSVHAENEYELNGKLMRFALSRGFEMKDIRHCIQLSDENDDFE, from the coding sequence ATGACAAATATTACTGAAACAGAGGCTTTAAGTAAAGTTGCAGGCTATTGCTCTACAGCAGAGCATTGCCGTGCCGAGATTTCCGAGAAACTACAACGTTGGGGATTGCCGTACGATGCCATTGATCGTATCCTTAAACGGCTGGAAGATGAGAAGTATATTGATGAAGAACGATTTTGCCGGGCTTTTGTCAATGACAAGTATCGCTTTGCGAAATGGGGAAAAGTGAAAATAGCCCAGGCACTCCAGATGAAAAAGGTTTCTTATAATGTATGCCGGCGTTTTTTGAATGAGATAGATGAGGAAGAATACCTATCTGTTTTAGATGGCCTGTTGGCTGCAAAACGTAAAAGTGTACATGCGGAGAATGAATATGAGTTAAATGGAAAGTTAATGCGTTTTGCGCTGAGCCGTGGGTTCGAAATGAAAGATATTCGTCATTGTATACAGCTTTCTGATGAAAATGATGACTTTGAGTGA
- the prmC gene encoding peptide chain release factor N(5)-glutamine methyltransferase, protein MNITASYIRRELQDYYTPQEAGNLSRLICCEILGQSVVDYYLGKDITLSAKAEQELQSLLRRLRNFEPIQYILGEARFLGRTFQVASGVLIPRPETEELVEIMLKEISSTSRVLDIGTGSGCIAATLAKELPGAQVTAWDVSEEALAIAAANSLALQVPVCFEQRDVLTYIPGVTERYDVIVSNPPYVTEAEKQDMERNVLDWEPSLALFVPDADPLRFYRRISVLGLEILEPDGKLYFEINRTFGEDIVLMMRELGYRFVRLQKDISHNDRFVIAQK, encoded by the coding sequence ATGAATATTACCGCCTCTTATATCCGCCGTGAACTGCAGGATTATTATACACCGCAGGAAGCCGGAAATTTGTCCAGACTTATCTGTTGCGAGATTCTGGGGCAGTCGGTTGTGGATTATTATTTGGGCAAAGATATAACTTTATCTGCAAAAGCAGAACAGGAATTGCAAAGCCTTCTCAGGCGTTTACGGAATTTTGAACCAATACAATATATTTTAGGAGAAGCACGTTTTCTGGGGAGAACATTTCAGGTAGCTTCCGGTGTCCTTATTCCACGCCCTGAAACGGAAGAACTGGTGGAAATAATGTTGAAAGAGATTTCTTCTACTTCTCGTGTTTTAGATATTGGAACAGGCAGTGGTTGTATTGCTGCCACGTTGGCAAAGGAATTGCCCGGAGCACAGGTTACTGCCTGGGATGTGTCTGAAGAAGCTTTGGCTATTGCTGCTGCTAACAGTCTGGCTTTACAAGTGCCTGTCTGTTTTGAACAGCGTGATGTACTGACTTATATTCCCGGTGTAACAGAACGTTATGATGTGATAGTGAGCAATCCGCCTTATGTTACTGAAGCAGAGAAACAAGATATGGAACGGAATGTGCTGGATTGGGAACCCTCTTTGGCGCTGTTTGTGCCTGATGCAGATCCTTTGCGTTTCTATCGTCGCATATCCGTGCTTGGGCTTGAAATACTTGAACCTGACGGAAAACTTTATTTTGAAATTAACCGTACTTTTGGAGAAGATATCGTGCTTATGATGCGTGAATTAGGATATCGCTTTGTGCGTCTTCAAAAGGATATTTCCCATAATGATCGATTTGTAATAGCGCAAAAATGA
- the ribD gene encoding bifunctional diaminohydroxyphosphoribosylaminopyrimidine deaminase/5-amino-6-(5-phosphoribosylamino)uracil reductase RibD, whose amino-acid sequence MEEEKYMRRCIQLAQNGFCNAAPNPMVGAVIVCDGKIIGEGYHVRCGEAHAEVNAIRSVKDTSLLKRSTIYVSLEPCSHHGKTPPCADLIIEKQIPRIVIGCQDPFSKVAGRGIQKLKDAGREVTVGVLENECRHLIRRFITFHTLRRPYITLKWAESADGFIDLHRNGGSPVILSTPLTSMMVHKKRAEHAAILVGTRTAELDNPSLNVRNWYGRSPVRLVIDRRLSLSPTLHLFDGNVPTLVFTEHPHNSLPGVEYLPINFGQDILPQIMQVLYERNLQSLLVEGGSTLLQSFIDASLWDEAFVEESPIHLTSGVNAPKMNDKNSYVNEQYFGRSIRHYTTAK is encoded by the coding sequence ATGGAAGAAGAAAAATACATGCGTCGCTGTATACAACTGGCACAGAACGGATTTTGCAATGCCGCCCCTAACCCAATGGTAGGAGCAGTCATCGTATGCGATGGGAAAATTATCGGAGAAGGATATCATGTACGCTGCGGAGAAGCGCATGCTGAAGTGAATGCCATTCGTTCCGTAAAAGACACTTCATTATTGAAACGCTCAACAATTTACGTCAGTCTTGAGCCTTGTTCTCATCATGGAAAAACGCCGCCTTGCGCCGATTTGATTATTGAAAAACAAATTCCCCGCATTGTTATCGGTTGCCAGGACCCTTTTTCCAAAGTTGCCGGACGAGGTATACAAAAGCTGAAAGATGCCGGACGAGAAGTAACCGTAGGAGTATTGGAAAATGAATGCCGACACCTCATCAGACGTTTCATCACTTTCCATACCTTACGCCGCCCGTATATCACCCTGAAATGGGCAGAATCTGCGGATGGTTTCATTGATTTACACAGGAACGGAGGCAGCCCTGTCATCCTATCCACTCCGTTGACTTCCATGATGGTACATAAAAAGCGTGCAGAGCATGCTGCCATACTTGTAGGTACACGCACCGCCGAACTGGACAATCCCTCCCTTAATGTACGCAACTGGTATGGGCGTTCTCCCGTACGCCTTGTCATCGACCGGAGACTGAGCCTGTCACCGACGCTCCACTTGTTTGATGGCAACGTGCCTACACTCGTATTTACCGAACATCCCCATAATTCCCTTCCCGGCGTAGAATATCTTCCGATAAACTTCGGACAAGATATATTGCCCCAGATCATGCAAGTTCTGTACGAACGCAATCTCCAATCCCTTTTAGTAGAAGGCGGGAGTACCTTACTGCAATCTTTCATTGATGCCAGCCTCTGGGATGAAGCCTTTGTCGAAGAGAGTCCCATTCATCTGACATCCGGTGTTAATGCACCTAAAATGAACGATAAAAATAGTTATGTCAACGAACAATATTTCGGTAGAAGTATACGGCATTACACTACGGCAAAATAG
- a CDS encoding DUF6242 domain-containing protein, with protein sequence MRIKFLSVIMSFLLMSIAISSCLNSDDNYEYSSDATIRAFGLDTIKKGIYYKFTIDQLKREIYNVDSLPVGSDTIIDKILIDTLNVTGWVTSGLQDTLFNNLTDSVDLREPITLKVHAADRVTTREYKITVNVHKQDPDSLIWREMSSLPTSPAANKQKSVILKNDAEEENLFVYTSTTSAYRSSLGNPAYLSWNAIEVTGMPANVDLGSIVSFKNQLFVAAPNGDIFCSNNGSTWVNAGIQEVKENKEVQNMQMSILVATLKADALTGISEETLIGILLDGGQKYFCISTDGKNWTRSKETVSNDFPVKDIYATVFTNASGIKQTVVVGKTETSAKAVVPWFTMDGLTWADMSTPSDFYCPAMENPAIMYYGGLFHMMGGKFETIYSSRVGIAWNESAEKFKYPMKKIVTPGEDEDDEEEVTYESLFKDKGDYSLTIDKNHYIWIVWNDGSIWRGRLNKLGFKIQ encoded by the coding sequence ATGAGAATAAAGTTTTTATCCGTAATCATGAGTTTTCTTCTTATGTCGATTGCCATAAGTTCGTGCCTTAACTCAGATGATAATTATGAATACAGTTCCGACGCAACGATACGTGCCTTTGGTCTTGACACCATAAAAAAAGGTATATATTATAAGTTTACGATTGATCAACTGAAAAGAGAAATTTATAATGTTGACTCACTTCCTGTTGGATCAGACACTATCATAGACAAGATATTGATTGACACACTCAATGTTACAGGCTGGGTTACATCCGGTTTACAAGATACACTATTCAACAACCTTACTGACTCCGTTGACCTGAGAGAACCGATCACTCTGAAAGTACATGCAGCCGACAGAGTTACTACCCGTGAATATAAAATCACAGTAAATGTTCACAAGCAAGATCCGGATTCGCTAATCTGGAGAGAAATGTCATCATTGCCAACTTCCCCTGCCGCCAACAAGCAGAAATCAGTAATTCTTAAAAATGATGCCGAAGAAGAAAATCTATTTGTCTATACTTCTACAACATCAGCATACCGCAGTTCATTAGGAAATCCAGCCTATTTATCTTGGAATGCCATCGAAGTTACGGGCATGCCGGCCAATGTCGACTTGGGATCTATTGTAAGCTTCAAAAACCAACTTTTTGTAGCAGCCCCAAATGGAGATATATTCTGCTCCAATAATGGAAGTACATGGGTAAATGCCGGTATACAGGAAGTGAAGGAGAACAAGGAAGTACAAAACATGCAAATGAGCATACTGGTTGCTACACTTAAAGCTGATGCACTAACAGGCATATCAGAGGAAACCTTAATCGGTATTCTTCTGGATGGAGGCCAGAAATATTTCTGCATAAGTACTGATGGTAAAAACTGGACCAGAAGCAAAGAAACAGTATCCAATGATTTCCCAGTAAAAGACATATATGCTACTGTATTTACGAATGCAAGCGGCATCAAGCAAACAGTAGTAGTGGGTAAAACAGAAACATCAGCCAAAGCAGTAGTTCCTTGGTTCACAATGGATGGGCTGACATGGGCTGACATGAGTACTCCAAGCGATTTCTACTGTCCGGCTATGGAGAACCCGGCTATCATGTATTATGGAGGCCTGTTTCACATGATGGGTGGAAAATTTGAAACTATCTATTCCTCACGAGTAGGTATCGCCTGGAATGAATCTGCTGAGAAGTTCAAGTATCCAATGAAAAAGATAGTAACTCCGGGAGAAGATGAAGACGATGAAGAAGAAGTTACATACGAAAGCCTCTTCAAGGACAAAGGAGATTATTCTTTGACTATCGATAAGAATCATTATATTTGGATTGTATGGAACGACGGTAGTATATGGCGAGGTCGTCTAAACAAACTGGGTTTCAAGATACAATAA